A stretch of the Sulfurimonas sp. HSL-1656 genome encodes the following:
- the glmU gene encoding bifunctional UDP-N-acetylglucosamine diphosphorylase/glucosamine-1-phosphate N-acetyltransferase GlmU, whose product MHTHPLSVIILAAGKGSRMKSQTAKVLHPVSGRPMLYHSIKAAKAISDDVTIVVAHQKEDVIEAIGALFDEITFAVQDIAQFPGTGGALMGIKPKHEKVLVLNGDMPLVTAEALQGFLKADADIIMSIFDLEDPSGYGRVVLSDAGVERIVEEKDASPEELAITHVNAGVYCFKRDVLAECLPRLNNHNAQKEYYLTDIIEMARDEHRKVLPLLIDEEHFKGVNSRADLEAADVIMQRRIKTAWMKAGVTMQLADTIYIEESVVFKGECIVENGVRITGSSRIEHSRIKAHSVVEDSLMVDSDCGPMAHLRPGSELYGTHIGNFVETKKATLRGVKAGHLSYLGDAEIDEGTNIGAGTITCNYDGKAKYKTKIGKNVFVGSDTQIVAPCEIEDDVMIAAGTTVTGTKIDSGVLVVSRTPMKIVKNFYHKFFGKAKS is encoded by the coding sequence ATGCACACACACCCTCTTTCCGTTATCATTCTCGCCGCCGGCAAAGGGAGCCGGATGAAATCGCAGACGGCCAAGGTCCTGCACCCCGTCAGCGGACGCCCGATGCTCTACCACAGCATCAAGGCCGCCAAGGCAATCAGCGATGACGTCACCATCGTCGTCGCCCACCAGAAAGAGGATGTGATCGAGGCCATCGGCGCCCTGTTCGACGAGATCACCTTCGCCGTCCAGGATATCGCGCAGTTCCCGGGGACCGGCGGGGCCCTGATGGGGATCAAGCCGAAGCACGAAAAAGTACTCGTGCTTAACGGTGACATGCCCCTTGTCACGGCCGAGGCGCTGCAGGGCTTCCTCAAAGCCGACGCGGACATCATCATGTCGATTTTCGACCTGGAGGACCCCAGCGGCTACGGCCGCGTCGTCCTCTCCGATGCCGGGGTCGAACGGATCGTCGAGGAGAAAGACGCCTCCCCCGAAGAGCTCGCCATCACCCACGTCAACGCCGGGGTCTACTGCTTCAAGCGTGACGTCCTGGCCGAGTGCCTGCCGCGCTTGAACAACCACAACGCGCAGAAGGAGTACTACCTCACCGACATCATCGAGATGGCCCGCGACGAGCACCGCAAGGTGCTGCCGCTGCTGATCGACGAAGAGCACTTCAAGGGGGTCAACTCAAGAGCCGACCTCGAAGCCGCCGACGTCATCATGCAGCGCCGCATCAAGACCGCGTGGATGAAAGCCGGGGTGACGATGCAGCTCGCCGACACCATCTACATCGAGGAGAGCGTCGTTTTCAAAGGGGAGTGTATCGTCGAAAACGGCGTCCGTATCACGGGGAGCAGCCGCATCGAGCACTCCCGCATCAAGGCGCACTCCGTCGTCGAGGATTCGCTCATGGTCGACTCCGACTGCGGGCCGATGGCGCACCTGCGCCCGGGCAGCGAACTTTACGGTACCCACATCGGCAACTTTGTCGAGACGAAAAAAGCGACCCTGCGCGGCGTCAAGGCGGGGCACCTCAGCTACCTCGGCGACGCGGAAATCGACGAGGGCACCAACATTGGTGCGGGCACCATCACCTGCAACTACGACGGCAAGGCGAAATACAAAACGAAAATCGGTAAGAACGTCTTCGTCGGTTCCGATACGCAGATCGTGGCTCCCTGCGAGATCGAAGACGACGTCATGATCGCCGCGGGCACGACGGTCACGGGGACGAAGATCGATTCCGGCGTCCTCGTCGTCAGCCGCACCCCGATGAAGATCGTCAAAAACTTCTACCACAAGTTCTTCGGCAAGGCTAAATCATGA
- a CDS encoding phosphatase PAP2 family protein, with translation MNLKTLILVLFAVGTALIILFYGPLDIAASQWAYERRDTWLKPLCATISELGVITWWLVGALLLWFYLRYKTGNRYWADRVRFFFAAVAASGLAVIPLKLFFGKARPWMLYDENRYGFEWFAAPSAYGLHGFPSGHTTTAFAVATALALIAPRFAPAFFVGALIVGLSRIGVLFHYPSDVVAGAMLGTITTLLLYNFDKITFKRH, from the coding sequence ATGAACCTCAAAACGCTGATACTTGTTCTCTTCGCGGTCGGGACCGCCCTGATCATCCTCTTTTACGGGCCGCTCGACATCGCGGCTTCGCAGTGGGCCTACGAACGCCGCGACACCTGGCTCAAACCGCTCTGCGCCACGATCAGCGAACTGGGCGTCATCACCTGGTGGCTCGTCGGCGCACTGCTGCTCTGGTTCTACCTGCGCTACAAAACCGGCAACCGCTACTGGGCGGACCGGGTCCGTTTCTTTTTCGCCGCCGTCGCCGCCAGCGGCCTGGCCGTGATCCCCCTGAAACTGTTCTTTGGAAAGGCGCGTCCCTGGATGCTTTATGACGAGAACCGCTACGGGTTCGAGTGGTTTGCCGCCCCCAGCGCCTACGGGCTGCACGGCTTCCCCTCGGGGCATACGACGACGGCCTTTGCCGTCGCCACGGCACTCGCCCTGATCGCGCCGCGCTTCGCCCCGGCCTTCTTTGTCGGGGCCCTGATAGTGGGGCTTTCACGCATCGGCGTGCTCTTCCACTACCCCAGCGACGTCGTCGCCGGGGCGATGCTCGGAACGATCACCACCCTGCTACTCTATAATTTCGATAAAATTACGTTCAAACGACATTAA
- a CDS encoding glycosyltransferase family 39 protein, with product MKLLRAHSPLWALIALFTLLRLAVIGHFGLGVDEAHYVLYGLYPALSYFDHPPLVGWTEWLFTALLGVNEFAARVPAVLIGAAATALLYFWLLRIFDSGRLALWGALALNASFLFNALFMMLMPDTLLFLFAIPVMIIALRIEEDNRPGDWLLLGLLLGLSGLSKYTAVLFVVALLLYFAYRRRWDLFLTPKLLPAVLLAAVVVSPVLLWNIQNGWISFAYQSAHVAGSGGISFNAFAQSLGAQFGAYSPFLFPLAFYGLYRALKTPQNAPLFLSGIFGLTLMAFFTYNSFFARALPHWTALFYMLFVPIGTAMLLQKRRGWQRYARGAVTVSGVLVLVLYAELRTPFIPLPDYKSLHRDLYGWDTIMRRAAGQITDPTRQAAAVTNWSLASRALYYGRPYGIDTYLVDNRFDQFDLWQPETPEGKDLLFITTHDFKKGITPAMRCESAEQAETFDLNLNGRKVNTVTLTWCRGFKGAQ from the coding sequence GTGAAGCTTCTGCGCGCACATAGCCCCCTTTGGGCCCTCATCGCCCTTTTTACCCTGCTGCGGCTGGCCGTCATAGGCCATTTCGGCCTCGGTGTCGACGAGGCGCACTACGTCCTCTACGGCCTCTACCCCGCGCTGAGCTATTTCGACCACCCGCCGCTGGTGGGGTGGACCGAGTGGCTCTTTACCGCGCTGCTGGGCGTCAACGAATTCGCCGCGAGGGTGCCGGCGGTCCTTATCGGCGCCGCCGCGACGGCGCTGCTCTATTTCTGGCTGCTGCGCATTTTTGATTCCGGACGGCTCGCACTGTGGGGAGCGCTGGCCCTCAACGCCTCTTTTCTCTTCAACGCGCTTTTTATGATGCTGATGCCCGACACCCTGCTCTTTTTGTTCGCGATCCCCGTAATGATCATAGCGCTGCGGATCGAGGAGGACAACCGCCCGGGCGACTGGCTGCTGCTGGGACTTCTGCTGGGACTCTCCGGGCTCTCCAAGTATACGGCCGTCCTTTTCGTCGTTGCCCTGCTGCTCTACTTTGCCTACCGCCGCCGCTGGGACCTCTTTCTGACACCGAAGCTTCTGCCCGCCGTGCTGCTCGCCGCGGTTGTCGTCAGCCCGGTACTGCTCTGGAACATCCAGAACGGCTGGATCAGCTTCGCCTACCAGAGCGCGCATGTCGCGGGTTCCGGCGGGATCAGCTTCAACGCCTTCGCCCAGTCGCTGGGCGCGCAGTTCGGCGCCTACAGCCCGTTTCTCTTCCCGCTGGCGTTCTACGGGCTCTACCGCGCATTGAAGACACCGCAGAACGCCCCGCTTTTCCTCTCGGGCATCTTCGGCCTCACGCTGATGGCCTTTTTCACCTACAACAGCTTCTTCGCCCGGGCACTGCCCCACTGGACGGCGCTCTTTTATATGCTCTTCGTTCCCATCGGGACGGCGATGCTGCTGCAAAAGCGCCGGGGATGGCAGCGCTATGCCCGAGGTGCCGTGACGGTTTCCGGCGTCCTCGTGCTCGTGCTCTACGCCGAGCTTCGCACACCGTTCATCCCCCTGCCCGACTACAAGTCCCTGCACCGCGACCTCTACGGATGGGACACCATCATGCGCCGCGCCGCCGGACAAATCACGGACCCTACACGCCAGGCGGCAGCCGTGACCAACTGGTCGCTCGCGTCGCGTGCGCTCTACTACGGCCGTCCCTACGGTATCGACACCTACCTCGTCGACAACCGCTTCGACCAGTTCGACCTCTGGCAGCCGGAGACGCCCGAGGGCAAGGACCTGCTCTTTATCACGACGCACGATTTCAAAAAAGGGATCACCCCCGCCATGCGGTGCGAATCCGCCGAGCAGGCGGAGACCTTCGACCTTAACCTGAACGGCCGCAAGGTCAATACCGTGACGCTCACCTGGTGCCGCGGTTTCAAAGGAGCCCAATGA
- a CDS encoding glycosyltransferase family 9 protein, whose amino-acid sequence MNVDTMRAIDRYAGIPLTFLGTLLTKTAGLFRSAPCQKPRNVLLVELSEMGSAILVDPAMRKLQSQIDGELYFVIFSKNKVSLQLLNTVKEENIFTIDEGGMVPLALSTLKFFKWCREKQIDSVIDLELFSRFTALMTGFSGATNRVGFHSFHNEGLYRGDFLTHKVAYNPHQHIAKNFVALVDALMSSEQQLPFTKRIIDDSEIAIAKTEVTETQKREVLEIIAEKYAGFDPETNPVILVNSNASDLLPQRRWDRENYCEVIKKVLAYNDKAIVLLTGAPAEFDGAQALADCVNDPRCINFAGGVKFLQLPHLYSVCAFMLTNDSGPAHFASITDMHTFVIFGPETPALYGSLGPTTPIFAGMACSPCVSAANHRKTPCSDNQCIKVITPEWVFETLKPKLDALA is encoded by the coding sequence ATGAATGTCGATACGATGCGTGCCATCGACCGCTATGCGGGCATCCCTCTCACCTTTCTGGGTACACTGCTGACGAAAACGGCGGGGCTCTTTCGCTCCGCCCCCTGCCAGAAACCCCGGAACGTCCTGCTCGTAGAACTCTCGGAGATGGGCAGCGCCATCCTCGTCGACCCGGCGATGCGCAAACTGCAGTCACAGATCGACGGCGAACTCTACTTTGTCATCTTCAGCAAGAACAAGGTCTCCCTGCAGCTGCTGAACACCGTCAAAGAGGAGAACATCTTCACCATCGACGAAGGCGGCATGGTCCCGCTGGCCCTCTCAACGCTGAAGTTTTTCAAATGGTGCCGCGAGAAGCAGATCGACTCCGTCATCGACCTGGAGCTCTTCTCCCGCTTTACCGCGCTGATGACCGGCTTTTCCGGGGCGACGAACCGCGTCGGTTTCCACAGCTTCCACAACGAGGGGCTCTACCGCGGCGACTTCCTGACCCACAAGGTCGCCTACAACCCGCACCAGCACATCGCCAAGAACTTCGTCGCCCTCGTCGACGCGCTCATGAGCAGCGAACAGCAGCTCCCCTTCACCAAGCGCATCATCGACGACAGCGAGATCGCCATTGCCAAAACGGAGGTGACGGAGACGCAGAAACGCGAAGTCCTCGAGATCATCGCCGAGAAGTACGCCGGTTTCGACCCGGAGACGAACCCCGTCATTCTCGTCAACTCCAACGCCTCCGACCTGCTGCCGCAGCGCCGCTGGGACCGTGAGAACTACTGCGAGGTGATCAAGAAGGTCCTTGCCTACAACGACAAGGCGATCGTCCTGCTGACCGGTGCACCCGCCGAGTTTGACGGGGCACAGGCCCTCGCGGACTGCGTCAATGACCCACGCTGTATCAACTTCGCCGGCGGCGTCAAGTTCCTGCAATTGCCGCACCTCTACAGCGTCTGCGCCTTCATGCTGACCAACGACTCCGGCCCGGCCCACTTCGCCTCTATTACCGACATGCACACCTTCGTCATCTTCGGCCCGGAGACCCCGGCACTCTACGGCTCCCTCGGACCGACGACCCCGATTTTTGCCGGCATGGCCTGCAGCCCCTGCGTCAGCGCCGCCAACCACCGCAAGACCCCCTGCAGCGACAACCAGTGTATCAAGGTGATCACCCCCGAGTGGGTTTTCGAGACCCTCAAGCCGAAGCTGGACGCCCTCGCCTGA
- a CDS encoding lysylphosphatidylglycerol synthase transmembrane domain-containing protein, with product MEHLKTAVKFVVTVVIFYFLLTFIDVGQLIAILAKSHGGYILIAFAAQMASTFLAAYRWRLIMKELGFKERVSFYVQSYFKGTFFNQVLPGSIGGDATRMIDLVQKGYEKKDAFYGIFVDRVVGLVGLLVLNLVSNLLFYGTFPQWLFNLINLITLGGIAGFILMLNLDKFTFLANLKGLDLFHRLGLRMARLYHSRMLLLKHIGISVVVHLFTVIAIYFLALSVDVWTGLGIFLVAVPPVFLLTIVPISLAGWGVREGAMVGILMLVGLAKAKILAISILYGILLILTALPGAWFWNRAKHTTSLKENA from the coding sequence ATGGAACACCTCAAAACCGCCGTCAAGTTCGTCGTTACCGTCGTCATTTTCTACTTTCTGCTCACCTTCATCGACGTGGGCCAGCTCATTGCGATCCTCGCCAAATCCCACGGCGGCTATATCCTGATCGCCTTTGCCGCGCAGATGGCGAGCACCTTCCTTGCCGCCTACCGCTGGCGGCTCATCATGAAGGAGCTCGGGTTCAAAGAGAGGGTCTCTTTCTATGTACAGAGCTACTTCAAAGGCACCTTTTTCAACCAGGTGCTGCCCGGCAGTATCGGCGGTGACGCGACGCGGATGATCGACCTCGTCCAAAAAGGGTATGAGAAAAAGGATGCCTTCTACGGCATCTTCGTCGACCGGGTCGTCGGCCTCGTAGGACTGCTCGTGCTGAACCTCGTCTCCAACCTGCTTTTCTACGGCACCTTCCCGCAGTGGCTCTTCAACCTGATCAACCTGATCACCCTCGGCGGGATCGCGGGCTTCATCCTGATGCTGAACCTCGACAAGTTCACCTTCCTCGCCAACCTCAAGGGGCTTGACCTCTTCCACCGGCTGGGCCTGCGGATGGCGCGGCTCTACCACTCCAGGATGCTGCTGCTCAAGCATATCGGCATCTCGGTCGTCGTCCATCTCTTTACGGTCATCGCGATCTATTTCCTCGCGCTTAGCGTCGACGTCTGGACGGGCCTGGGGATCTTCCTCGTCGCCGTCCCGCCGGTCTTCCTGCTCACCATCGTGCCGATCTCCCTCGCCGGCTGGGGGGTCCGCGAAGGCGCCATGGTCGGGATCCTGATGCTCGTAGGGCTCGCGAAAGCGAAGATCCTCGCCATCTCCATCCTCTACGGGATCCTGCTCATTCTCACGGCGTTGCCGGGGGCGTGGTTCTGGAACCGTGCCAAACACACCACTTCACTAAAGGAAAATGCATGA
- a CDS encoding glycosyltransferase family 39 protein, whose product MIRTYRQTALLILLLSGLFATVYNAFLPLHGDEAYYWLWSHNLQASYYDHPPMIAFLIALTDLVSEAEWGVRLGNVLAMSVAGWVIFRLLEELRDARTGLWGVLIFTSVVLVHAGYTIMTTDSPLILFWSLALWSTYRVITRGRTSDFFLTGLFIGAMMLSKYTSVLYLMALLLFMLLCRRDLFASWRTWMAIGVALIVVSPMLWWNYEHDWISFLFQLHHGGEKDHLMWNWAGELIGSQFAVFTPVFAGVLFYFLGKEKLFAQNDALFFLALMTVTPLLFFLYKSLHTHIELNYTAPAYISATVLTAYILSVRGMKRTFYAGLAVALTLSLVARAGLLFWLPVVQDRMYGNKEAVAMLERHRNAGDALYANHLAIAALVTYYTPDHAPVRIPTPTRYSQYDMWDDGTPYGEGLYLAPEDKSAVLAERFENVVLLDTLTVQRGLKRTKTYYLYQVSLSR is encoded by the coding sequence ATGATCCGAACCTATCGCCAGACCGCCCTGCTCATTTTGCTGCTTTCGGGCCTTTTCGCGACCGTATACAACGCTTTTTTGCCCCTGCACGGCGACGAAGCCTACTACTGGCTCTGGAGCCATAATCTGCAGGCCAGCTACTACGACCACCCCCCGATGATCGCCTTCCTCATCGCCCTCACCGACCTTGTCAGCGAAGCCGAATGGGGCGTGCGGCTGGGCAACGTCCTGGCGATGAGCGTCGCCGGGTGGGTCATCTTCCGGCTGCTCGAGGAGCTGCGCGACGCCCGCACGGGGCTTTGGGGCGTATTGATCTTCACCTCCGTCGTCCTTGTACATGCGGGCTATACGATCATGACGACCGACTCGCCGCTGATCCTCTTCTGGTCCCTGGCCCTCTGGTCCACCTACCGGGTCATTACCCGGGGACGGACGTCGGACTTTTTCCTGACGGGGCTCTTCATCGGGGCGATGATGCTGAGCAAATACACCTCGGTCCTCTACCTGATGGCGCTGCTGCTCTTTATGCTCCTGTGCCGGCGGGACCTTTTCGCCTCCTGGCGCACCTGGATGGCCATCGGGGTCGCCCTCATTGTCGTCTCCCCGATGCTGTGGTGGAACTACGAGCACGACTGGATCAGTTTCCTCTTCCAGCTGCACCACGGCGGGGAGAAAGACCATCTCATGTGGAACTGGGCCGGCGAACTGATCGGTTCGCAGTTCGCCGTGTTCACCCCGGTCTTTGCCGGCGTACTCTTCTATTTCCTGGGGAAGGAGAAGCTCTTCGCCCAAAACGACGCCCTCTTCTTCCTGGCCCTGATGACCGTGACCCCGCTGCTCTTTTTCCTCTATAAATCGCTGCACACGCATATCGAGCTCAACTACACCGCCCCCGCCTATATCAGCGCGACGGTGCTGACCGCCTACATCCTCTCGGTACGCGGGATGAAACGCACCTTCTATGCGGGGCTCGCCGTCGCCCTCACGCTGAGCCTCGTCGCCCGCGCCGGCCTGCTCTTCTGGCTGCCCGTCGTGCAGGACAGGATGTACGGCAACAAGGAGGCCGTCGCCATGCTCGAACGCCACCGCAACGCGGGCGACGCCCTCTACGCCAACCACCTGGCCATTGCGGCCCTGGTCACCTACTACACGCCTGACCACGCCCCCGTGCGCATCCCGACGCCGACCCGCTACAGCCAGTATGACATGTGGGACGACGGCACCCCCTACGGCGAGGGGCTCTACCTCGCCCCCGAGGACAAATCGGCGGTGCTTGCAGAGCGCTTCGAAAACGTCGTGCTGCTCGACACCCTTACTGTTCAGCGGGGCCTGAAACGCACCAAGACCTACTACCTCTACCAGGTTTCGCTCAGCCGCTAA